Proteins encoded by one window of Polaribacter haliotis:
- the dxs gene encoding 1-deoxy-D-xylulose-5-phosphate synthase, with amino-acid sequence MKNLLNNISNPEDLRKLNSEQLPQLAKELRAFIIDIVATKEGHLGASLGVVELTIALHYLFDTPNDLLVWDVGHQAYGHKILTGRKEIFHTNRQFGGIAGFPTRKESEFDAFGVGHSSTSISATLGMAIASNLKGETKKHHIAVIGDASIASGMAFEALNHAGVSNANLLIILNDNAIGIDPSVGALKEYLTKVKTDRKLAAQNNIIKALNFDYSGPIDGHNLPKILLELERLKSVKGPKFLHIITTKGKGLQQAEEDQVTYHAPGKFDKISGERIKKDVSLYTKYQDVFGKTLVELAEKNDKIVGITPAMLTGSSLKFMIEKFPNRTFDVGIAEQHAVTLAAGMATQGLIPFCNIYSTFLQRAYDQVIHDVALQNLPVIFCLDRAGLVGEDGATHHGVFDLAYLRCIPNLIVFAPRNEIELRNILFTAQKGLENPIAIRYPRGTGKLLNWQKSFEDIEIGKGICLQKGNKIAILTIGTISENITEALELVSEISIFSHYDMRFVKPLDKDLLEEIFANHSSIITVEDGTIKGGFGSSILEFASENNYLHKIKMLGIPDYFIEHGTVTQLQHTIGIDPKSLTNLLNSYS; translated from the coding sequence ATGAAAAATTTGTTAAACAATATATCAAACCCTGAAGATTTAAGAAAATTAAATTCAGAACAATTGCCACAATTAGCAAAAGAATTGCGCGCATTTATTATTGATATTGTTGCTACAAAAGAAGGACATTTAGGAGCAAGTTTAGGAGTGGTAGAATTAACAATTGCACTCCATTATTTATTTGATACACCAAACGATTTGTTAGTTTGGGATGTTGGACACCAAGCTTATGGACATAAAATTTTAACCGGAAGAAAAGAAATTTTTCATACCAATAGACAATTTGGTGGAATTGCTGGTTTTCCTACAAGAAAAGAAAGTGAGTTTGATGCTTTTGGAGTAGGCCATTCTTCTACTTCTATTTCTGCAACTTTAGGAATGGCAATTGCTTCCAATTTAAAAGGAGAAACAAAAAAACACCACATTGCTGTTATTGGAGATGCTTCTATTGCAAGTGGAATGGCATTTGAAGCCTTAAACCATGCAGGAGTTTCCAATGCAAATTTGTTAATTATTTTAAATGATAATGCAATTGGAATAGATCCTTCTGTTGGAGCTTTAAAAGAGTATCTAACGAAGGTAAAAACGGATCGGAAATTAGCAGCTCAAAACAATATTATAAAAGCGTTAAATTTTGATTATTCTGGCCCAATTGACGGACATAATTTACCGAAAATACTATTAGAATTAGAACGTTTAAAATCTGTAAAAGGCCCAAAATTTTTACATATTATTACTACAAAAGGAAAAGGTTTACAGCAAGCTGAAGAAGATCAAGTAACATATCATGCTCCAGGGAAATTCGATAAAATTTCTGGAGAACGTATAAAAAAAGATGTAAGTTTATATACAAAATACCAAGATGTTTTTGGAAAAACATTAGTTGAATTAGCAGAAAAAAACGATAAAATTGTCGGAATTACACCAGCTATGTTAACAGGAAGTTCTCTGAAGTTTATGATTGAAAAATTTCCTAATAGAACTTTTGATGTTGGTATTGCAGAACAACATGCAGTTACTTTGGCTGCAGGAATGGCAACCCAAGGTTTAATTCCTTTTTGTAATATTTATTCCACATTTTTACAACGTGCTTACGATCAAGTAATACACGATGTTGCTTTACAAAATCTACCTGTAATTTTCTGTTTAGATAGAGCAGGTTTGGTGGGTGAAGATGGGGCTACACATCATGGAGTTTTCGATTTGGCATATTTACGTTGTATTCCTAATTTAATTGTATTTGCACCAAGAAACGAAATTGAATTACGAAATATTTTATTTACAGCTCAAAAAGGATTAGAAAACCCGATTGCAATTCGCTATCCAAGAGGAACTGGTAAATTATTAAATTGGCAAAAATCTTTTGAAGATATTGAAATTGGAAAAGGAATTTGCTTACAAAAAGGTAACAAAATTGCTATTCTAACCATTGGAACGATTTCAGAAAATATTACAGAAGCTTTAGAGCTGGTTTCAGAAATTTCAATATTTTCTCATTACGATATGCGTTTTGTAAAACCTTTAGATAAAGATTTGTTGGAAGAAATTTTTGCAAACCATAGTTCTATAATTACTGTAGAAGATGGAACTATTAAAGGTGGTTTTGGCTCTTCGATTTTAGAATTTGCGTCAGAGAATAATTATCTACATAAAATAAAAATGTTAGGCATTCCAGATTATTTTATTGAGCATGGAACTGTTACCCAATTACAACATACTATTGGTATAGATCCTAAAAGCTTAACTAATTTACTAAATTCTTATTCATAA
- a CDS encoding nucleoside deaminase has protein sequence MIQPFDDIYFMKKALQEAETAFDKGEIPVGAIIVLKDQIIARAHNLTETLNDVTAHAEMQAFTSAADFLGGKYLKDCVLYVTLEPCQMCAGASYWAQIGKIVYGASEPERGFINLNTKLHPKTKVVNGILENECSQLLKRFFIEKRNLN, from the coding sequence ATGATACAGCCTTTTGACGATATTTATTTTATGAAAAAAGCTTTACAAGAAGCAGAAACTGCTTTCGATAAAGGTGAAATTCCAGTAGGTGCAATTATTGTTTTAAAAGATCAAATTATTGCAAGAGCTCATAATTTAACGGAAACTTTAAACGATGTAACTGCGCATGCAGAAATGCAAGCATTTACATCTGCCGCAGATTTTTTAGGTGGCAAATATTTAAAAGATTGTGTGTTATATGTTACTTTAGAACCTTGTCAAATGTGTGCTGGGGCTAGCTATTGGGCTCAAATTGGTAAAATTGTTTATGGAGCTTCTGAACCAGAAAGAGGTTTTATAAATTTAAATACAAAGTTGCATCCAAAAACAAAAGTGGTTAATGGTATTTTAGAAAACGAATGCTCCCAACTTTTAAAACGCTTTTTTATTGAAAAACGAAATTTGAATTAG
- a CDS encoding S9 family peptidase produces the protein MKNLLLSMVLVFATFINSAQETPKPDYRAAAKYSPKNLAKMVHSTSVRPHWLKKGNRFWYQYKTSEGSNYYLVDADKKSKKTLFDNVKMAKWLTEITKDPYDAKHLPRFNFKFNEAENAIRFRVTSTEEVEVEEDKKEVKKDSLSTKKDSTSVKKAKKKKPKMEKKVYHLEYRLGGNSLKIIDTKKPEKKPWERWANVSPDSTIVLYSKNFNLYWMDKKNFKKFIKDEKDTTVVENQWTKDGEENFGYGGGSREDNVDKEKNKDKRKGIWGTWSHDSKKFVFQKSDSRHIKDLWVINSTGKKRPTLETYKYHMPGEQEYYKSELLIFDIPSKSHVKVALDTVRQQSISVFRAPRKKSSFDDDFRPSLLLSKKGKVYFSVISRDRKKYDVCVADINTGEYKTLIEERFNTYIESRPLILFNNETEMLHWAERDGWAHFYLYDSNGNLKNQVTEGDYHVDGFEGLDEKSRTLYFTANGVNKKQDPYYAHSYKINLNGSGMKVLNPGDFTTNTNMSDSNKYFVNNYSRVNTAPKSELRDTNGRKVLDLETTDLSQLMASGYKFPTPFKVKADDGITDIYGVMYTPFQMDSTKVYPLLEYVYPGPQTEAVNKSFSYRMDRLDRMAQVGFVVITLGNRGGHPDRSKWYHNYGYGNLRDYGLADKKYVAQQLANKHKFIDIEKVGIYGHSGGGFMSTAAMLVYPDFFKAAVSSAGNHDNNVYNSWWSETHHGVKEEIDEKGKISHKYKIDDNQSLAKNLKGHLMLIHGDMDNNVNPAGTIRMANELIKAHKRFKFMIMPGQRHGFGNMTEYSFWLRADHFSKYLLGVEATEVDNMFMNLDKPMNR, from the coding sequence ATGAAAAACTTATTACTATCTATGGTGCTTGTGTTTGCTACATTTATAAATTCTGCACAAGAAACACCTAAACCAGATTACAGAGCTGCCGCTAAATACTCTCCAAAAAATTTGGCTAAAATGGTACACTCTACAAGCGTTAGACCTCATTGGCTAAAAAAGGGAAACCGTTTTTGGTATCAATATAAAACATCAGAAGGGTCTAATTATTATTTAGTGGATGCAGATAAAAAATCGAAAAAAACGCTTTTTGATAATGTAAAAATGGCAAAATGGTTAACGGAAATCACAAAAGATCCATATGATGCGAAACATTTACCTCGTTTTAATTTCAAATTTAACGAAGCAGAAAATGCCATTCGTTTTCGAGTAACTTCTACTGAAGAAGTTGAGGTGGAAGAAGATAAAAAGGAAGTTAAAAAAGACTCTCTTTCGACTAAAAAAGATTCTACATCTGTAAAAAAGGCAAAAAAGAAAAAGCCTAAAATGGAGAAGAAAGTCTATCATTTAGAATATAGATTAGGTGGAAATAGTTTAAAAATTATCGATACTAAAAAGCCAGAAAAGAAACCTTGGGAACGTTGGGCAAATGTTTCTCCAGATAGTACAATCGTTTTATACTCTAAAAATTTCAACCTTTATTGGATGGATAAAAAGAACTTTAAAAAGTTTATTAAAGACGAAAAAGACACAACAGTTGTAGAAAACCAATGGACAAAAGATGGTGAAGAAAACTTTGGTTATGGAGGTGGTTCTAGAGAAGACAATGTTGATAAAGAAAAAAATAAGGACAAGAGAAAAGGAATTTGGGGAACTTGGTCTCACGATTCTAAGAAGTTTGTTTTTCAAAAATCAGATTCTAGACATATTAAAGATTTATGGGTAATTAACTCAACAGGTAAAAAAAGACCAACTTTAGAAACTTATAAATATCATATGCCAGGAGAGCAGGAATATTATAAATCAGAATTATTAATTTTCGATATTCCTTCTAAATCTCATGTAAAAGTTGCACTAGACACAGTTCGTCAACAAAGTATTTCTGTTTTTAGAGCGCCAAGAAAAAAGTCGAGTTTCGACGATGATTTTAGACCATCTTTATTGCTTTCAAAAAAAGGGAAAGTATATTTTAGTGTAATTTCTAGAGATCGTAAAAAGTACGATGTTTGTGTTGCAGACATTAATACTGGAGAATATAAAACATTAATTGAAGAACGTTTTAATACGTATATAGAATCTCGTCCGTTAATTTTATTTAATAACGAAACAGAAATGTTGCATTGGGCAGAACGCGATGGTTGGGCACATTTTTATTTATATGATTCAAATGGAAACTTAAAAAACCAAGTTACAGAAGGCGATTATCATGTGGATGGTTTTGAAGGTTTAGATGAAAAATCGAGAACACTTTATTTTACAGCAAATGGTGTCAATAAAAAACAAGATCCTTACTATGCACATAGTTATAAAATCAATTTAAATGGAAGTGGAATGAAAGTTCTAAATCCTGGAGATTTTACTACAAATACGAATATGTCCGATTCAAATAAGTATTTTGTAAATAATTATTCGCGTGTAAATACTGCTCCAAAATCTGAGTTAAGAGATACTAATGGGCGAAAAGTTTTAGATTTAGAAACTACAGATTTATCTCAATTAATGGCTTCTGGTTATAAATTTCCAACTCCATTTAAAGTAAAAGCAGACGATGGAATTACAGATATTTACGGAGTAATGTACACACCTTTTCAAATGGATTCCACAAAAGTATATCCGTTATTAGAATATGTATATCCAGGTCCACAAACAGAAGCTGTAAACAAATCTTTTTCTTATAGAATGGATCGTTTAGATAGAATGGCACAAGTTGGTTTTGTGGTAATTACCCTAGGAAATAGAGGAGGTCATCCAGACAGATCTAAATGGTACCACAATTACGGTTATGGAAACTTACGTGATTATGGTTTGGCAGATAAGAAATATGTAGCACAACAATTAGCAAATAAGCACAAGTTTATCGATATCGAAAAAGTAGGAATTTACGGTCATTCAGGAGGTGGTTTTATGTCTACAGCTGCAATGTTGGTATATCCAGATTTCTTTAAAGCTGCAGTTTCTTCTGCAGGAAATCACGATAATAATGTGTATAATTCTTGGTGGAGTGAAACGCATCATGGAGTAAAAGAAGAGATTGACGAGAAAGGAAAAATTTCTCATAAATATAAAATTGATGACAACCAATCTTTAGCAAAAAACCTAAAAGGACATTTAATGTTAATCCATGGAGATATGGATAACAACGTAAATCCTGCAGGAACAATTAGAATGGCTAACGAATTAATAAAAGCACACAAGCGTTTTAAATTTATGATTATGCCAGGACAAAGACATGGTTTTGGAAACATGACTGAATATTCTTTCTGGTTAAGAGCAGATCATTTTAGTAAATATTTATTAGGTGTGGAAGCCACAGAAGTGGACAATATGTTCATGAATTTAGACAAACCAATGAATAGATAA
- a CDS encoding enoyl-CoA hydratase/isomerase family protein, which yields MTTDRKNGSLYTNINNKIATIEFGHPASNSFPSELLDRLTKELIAVGNNGDVSVIILKSEGEKAFCAGASFDELVAISNLEEGKQFFSGFANVINAMRTCGKLIIGRIQGKTVGGGVGLASACDYVLVTENASIKLSEFTIGIGPFVIEPAVTRKIGVSGTAELTLDASNWKNAYWAKEKGLYAKVFETIKELDEEVEILSEKLASYNPKALAEMKKALWRGTENWNNLLAERAAVSGELVLSDFTKKALGKFKK from the coding sequence ATGACTACAGATAGAAAAAACGGAAGCTTATATACCAACATAAATAACAAAATTGCAACCATAGAATTTGGGCATCCTGCAAGCAATTCTTTTCCAAGTGAATTGTTAGATCGATTAACCAAAGAGTTAATTGCTGTTGGAAATAATGGAGATGTTTCTGTAATTATTTTAAAATCTGAAGGAGAAAAAGCCTTTTGTGCAGGTGCTTCTTTTGATGAATTAGTGGCAATTTCTAATTTAGAAGAAGGAAAACAATTTTTCTCTGGTTTTGCAAATGTGATAAACGCAATGAGAACTTGTGGGAAATTAATTATTGGAAGAATTCAAGGTAAAACTGTTGGTGGTGGCGTTGGTTTGGCTTCTGCTTGCGATTATGTTTTGGTAACAGAAAATGCATCAATAAAATTGTCTGAATTCACCATAGGAATTGGACCTTTTGTAATAGAACCAGCAGTTACAAGAAAAATAGGGGTTTCAGGAACTGCAGAATTGACTTTAGATGCAAGTAATTGGAAAAACGCCTATTGGGCAAAAGAAAAAGGTTTGTACGCAAAAGTTTTTGAAACTATAAAAGAATTAGATGAAGAAGTCGAAATTTTATCAGAAAAATTGGCTTCTTACAATCCTAAAGCTTTAGCAGAAATGAAAAAAGCGTTGTGGAGAGGTACTGAAAACTGGAACAATTTATTAGCAGAAAGAGCTGCAGTTTCTGGGGAATTGGTATTGTCTGATTTTACTAAAAAAGCATTAGGAAAATTTAAAAAGTAG
- a CDS encoding MOSC domain-containing protein yields MKIVSTNIGKRREVDWKDKKIDTGIFKFSVDKPIFLDTEDVKGDEISDRENHGGILQAIYGYSLKHYDFFKPLHPNLDWQLGMFGENLTIDNLEETKIHQGDTFKVGEAILEATVQRNPCYKLGIRFNDMKIVKQFWNTTMCGVYFKVIQTGFVKAGDEFIQIKSCPENPTIADLYVAKRTEKGV; encoded by the coding sequence GTGAAAATAGTTTCAACAAATATTGGAAAACGAAGAGAGGTAGATTGGAAAGACAAAAAAATAGACACAGGAATTTTTAAATTTTCTGTTGATAAACCAATCTTTTTAGATACTGAAGATGTTAAGGGTGATGAGATTTCCGATAGAGAAAATCACGGAGGAATTCTGCAAGCTATTTATGGATATTCTCTAAAACATTACGATTTTTTTAAACCACTTCATCCAAATTTAGATTGGCAATTAGGAATGTTTGGAGAAAACTTAACAATTGACAATTTAGAGGAAACCAAAATTCATCAAGGTGATACTTTTAAAGTTGGTGAAGCTATTTTAGAAGCAACTGTGCAAAGAAATCCTTGTTATAAATTAGGAATTCGTTTTAATGACATGAAAATCGTAAAACAATTCTGGAATACAACAATGTGTGGCGTTTATTTTAAAGTGATACAAACTGGTTTTGTTAAAGCTGGTGATGAATTCATCCAAATAAAAAGTTGTCCAGAAAATCCAACAATTGCAGATTTGTATGTTGCTAAACGAACTGAAAAGGGAGTGTAG
- a CDS encoding GIY-YIG nuclease family protein, with product MYLGFTNNLKDRLYYHSHPEANSKHFSHKYNCKYLIYFEHYQDVEIAINREKQIKKWNRKKKEFLISTKNPDWNFLNDEL from the coding sequence TTGTATTTAGGTTTTACAAATAATTTAAAAGATAGACTCTACTACCACTCACATCCTGAAGCTAATTCTAAACATTTTTCTCATAAATATAATTGTAAATATTTAATTTATTTCGAACATTATCAAGATGTTGAAATTGCAATTAATAGAGAAAAACAAATAAAAAAATGGAATAGAAAGAAAAAAGAATTTTTAATTTCCACAAAAAATCCTGATTGGAATTTTTTAAATGATGAGTTATAG
- a CDS encoding RNA polymerase sigma factor, translated as METKLIDHLFRYHSGKMVSVLTRIFGLSNLEIIEDAVQDTFLKASISWRKEQPENPEAWLTKAAKNRVLDIFRKLKSEQKLIPEIKAGFDSIATEELFLDAEIEDAQLRMIFTACHPKLDPKDQIVFALKTIAGFSTKEIASALLTKEETIKKRLLRAKKTIKKTNLAFKIPQGKQLPERIDSVLNVIYLIFNEGFHSNKKEILVQKELCGEAIRLCKMLLKNKHSQIPESYALFALMCFHSARLDAKINTENELLDLKNQDRNKWSFPMIQLGNMMMNKAVETSQFSRYHYEAAIVAEHIKAPNFEQTDWNKILNYYKCLHKIQPSTSYLLTMAVVCLQSENYIKANYYFEQINPDDLAQRSYLFYGAKADYFAKTNNKKEALKFIDTALEKVSNNLEKDFLERKKKSLLL; from the coding sequence ATGGAAACGAAACTCATAGACCATCTTTTTCGATATCATAGTGGAAAGATGGTTTCTGTTTTAACTCGAATTTTCGGACTCTCAAATCTGGAAATTATCGAAGATGCTGTGCAAGATACTTTTCTAAAAGCAAGTATTTCTTGGCGAAAAGAACAGCCAGAAAATCCTGAAGCTTGGCTAACAAAAGCTGCAAAAAATAGAGTTTTAGATATTTTTAGAAAACTAAAATCGGAACAAAAACTCATTCCAGAAATTAAAGCAGGTTTTGATTCTATTGCAACAGAGGAACTTTTTTTAGATGCAGAAATAGAAGACGCTCAACTTCGAATGATTTTTACTGCTTGTCACCCAAAATTAGACCCTAAAGACCAAATTGTATTTGCCCTAAAAACCATTGCTGGTTTTAGTACCAAAGAAATTGCATCGGCTTTATTAACTAAAGAGGAAACCATTAAAAAGCGGTTATTAAGAGCCAAAAAAACGATTAAAAAAACAAATTTAGCCTTCAAGATTCCACAAGGAAAACAACTTCCTGAAAGAATAGACAGCGTTTTAAATGTTATTTATCTTATTTTTAATGAAGGTTTTCATTCCAATAAAAAAGAGATTTTAGTACAAAAAGAATTGTGTGGAGAAGCCATTCGATTGTGTAAAATGTTGTTGAAAAATAAACACTCTCAAATTCCTGAAAGTTATGCTTTGTTTGCGCTCATGTGTTTTCATTCTGCAAGATTAGATGCAAAAATTAATACTGAAAATGAGTTGTTAGATTTAAAAAATCAAGATAGAAATAAATGGTCTTTTCCTATGATTCAATTAGGAAATATGATGATGAATAAAGCTGTTGAAACATCACAATTCTCAAGATACCATTATGAAGCTGCAATTGTTGCAGAACATATAAAAGCGCCTAATTTCGAACAAACAGATTGGAATAAAATTTTGAATTATTACAAATGTTTACACAAAATACAACCTTCCACTTCCTATTTATTAACTATGGCTGTTGTCTGTTTACAAAGTGAAAACTATATAAAAGCCAATTATTATTTCGAACAAATAAATCCTGATGATTTAGCACAACGTTCGTATTTATTTTATGGCGCAAAAGCAGATTATTTTGCTAAAACAAACAATAAAAAAGAAGCTTTAAAATTTATTGATACTGCTTTAGAAAAAGTGTCTAATAATTTGGAAAAGGATTTTTTGGAGAGGAAGAAAAAGAGTTTATTACTTTAG
- a CDS encoding YciI family protein translates to MMIFIGEDYADLGLSPEEMQNRMGKWFAWSQKMDAAGIKHEGEALTSKIRRISGVEKTAKDIASTELKEIVGGYYTVSAKDFDAVEEIAKDFPDYDLGSYVEIREVMVFDH, encoded by the coding sequence ATGATGATTTTTATCGGCGAAGATTATGCTGATTTAGGGCTTTCTCCAGAAGAAATGCAAAACAGAATGGGAAAATGGTTTGCTTGGAGCCAGAAAATGGATGCTGCAGGAATTAAACATGAAGGTGAAGCCTTAACTTCCAAAATAAGACGTATTTCTGGTGTTGAAAAAACAGCTAAAGACATTGCATCTACAGAATTGAAAGAAATTGTTGGTGGTTATTATACAGTTTCTGCCAAAGATTTTGATGCAGTTGAAGAAATTGCAAAAGATTTTCCAGATTACGATTTAGGCTCTTATGTAGAAATTAGAGAAGTTATGGTATTTGATCATTAA